One segment of Acidovorax sp. DW039 DNA contains the following:
- the bktB gene encoding beta-ketothiolase BktB: MSREVVVVSAVRTAIGTFGGSLKDVPPTELGALVVRESLARAQVEGKDVGHVVFGHVVNTEPKDMYLSRVAAINGGCAEGTPAFNVNRLCGSGLQAIVSASQSILLGDADIAIGAGAENMSRAPFASLNMRWGARMGDTQMVDMMIGALHDPFHKIHMGVTAENIAAKWGITREDQDKLAVESHNRAERATAAGYFKDQIVPVTLKSKKGEVQYATDEHFRAGATLEDMAKLKPVFAKENGTVTAGNASGINDAAAAVVLMEAGAAQARGAKPLARLVAYAHAGVDPKYMGIGPVPATQLALKKAGLSVNDLDVIEANEAFAAQACAVTRDLGLDPAKVNPNGSGISLGHPIGATGALITVKAIHELQRIKGRYALVTMCIGGGQGIAAIFERL; this comes from the coding sequence ATGAGCCGTGAAGTCGTCGTTGTCAGCGCTGTGCGCACCGCCATTGGAACTTTTGGCGGCAGCCTCAAGGATGTGCCCCCTACTGAACTGGGCGCACTGGTGGTTCGTGAATCCCTGGCCCGCGCGCAGGTAGAGGGCAAGGACGTGGGCCACGTGGTGTTCGGCCATGTGGTCAACACCGAGCCCAAGGACATGTACCTCTCGCGCGTGGCCGCCATCAACGGTGGCTGCGCCGAAGGCACACCCGCCTTCAACGTGAACCGCCTGTGTGGCTCGGGCCTGCAGGCCATTGTGAGCGCCAGCCAGTCCATCCTGCTGGGCGATGCCGACATCGCCATTGGTGCCGGGGCCGAGAACATGAGCCGCGCGCCGTTTGCCAGCCTCAACATGCGCTGGGGCGCACGCATGGGCGATACGCAAATGGTGGACATGATGATTGGTGCGCTGCACGATCCGTTCCACAAAATTCATATGGGCGTAACGGCCGAGAACATTGCTGCCAAATGGGGCATCACACGCGAGGACCAGGACAAGCTGGCCGTAGAGAGCCACAACCGTGCCGAACGTGCCACGGCAGCAGGCTACTTCAAGGACCAGATCGTGCCCGTCACGCTGAAGAGCAAAAAGGGCGAGGTGCAATACGCCACGGACGAGCACTTCCGCGCAGGAGCCACCCTGGAAGACATGGCCAAGCTCAAGCCGGTGTTCGCCAAAGAAAACGGCACCGTCACGGCAGGCAATGCCTCTGGCATCAACGACGCAGCAGCCGCCGTGGTGCTGATGGAAGCGGGTGCAGCCCAAGCCCGCGGAGCCAAACCCCTGGCGCGCCTGGTCGCCTACGCCCACGCAGGGGTAGACCCCAAGTACATGGGCATTGGTCCCGTGCCGGCCACGCAATTGGCCCTGAAGAAAGCCGGGCTCAGCGTGAATGATCTGGACGTGATCGAAGCCAATGAGGCCTTTGCTGCACAGGCCTGCGCGGTGACCCGTGACCTGGGCCTGGACCCCGCCAAGGTCAATCCCAATGGCTCGGGCATCTCGCTGGGGCACCCCATCGGTGCCACTGGTGCGCTCATCACCGTCAAAGCCATTCATGAACTGCAACGCATAAAGGGCCGCTACGCACTTGTGACCATGTGCATTGGCGGAGGCCAGGGCATCGCAGCGATTTTTGAGCGCCTGTAA
- a CDS encoding tripartite tricarboxylate transporter substrate binding protein, whose protein sequence is MIRSLISFTALAFALGLNAQAQTGAAASAPAGAYPSKPIRLIVPFPPGGGTDILSRLVATKLTESAKWTVVADNRAGAGGTIGITEAVKSTPTGYDLVMGQKDNLVIGPWLYKNLPWDPTKDLTAVAHVAYTPVIIVTNANSKFKTLADVVTAAKASPGTITYGSPGNGTSIHLAGDLFEKAAGIKLSHIPYKGSNPALMDALSGNVDLLVSSLPSAMAQIKSGKLRPLAVTSAKRSSSLPDVPTVAESGFKDFDVSTWYGVFAPAGTPAAVVNTINAEVNKLLATPEMKAAIQAQGAEAQAMTPAQLATLLKTDYTKWKGIVEASGAKIE, encoded by the coding sequence ATGATCCGCTCTTTGATTTCCTTTACCGCACTGGCCTTCGCGCTGGGCCTCAATGCTCAGGCACAGACCGGGGCAGCCGCTTCTGCGCCTGCTGGTGCTTATCCCAGCAAGCCCATCCGCCTTATCGTGCCTTTTCCTCCAGGTGGCGGTACGGACATTCTTTCGCGCCTTGTGGCGACCAAGCTGACCGAAAGCGCCAAATGGACGGTGGTGGCAGACAACAGAGCCGGTGCCGGAGGCACCATTGGCATTACCGAGGCCGTCAAGTCCACCCCCACCGGCTATGACTTGGTGATGGGCCAGAAAGACAACCTTGTGATTGGCCCCTGGCTGTACAAGAACCTGCCCTGGGACCCCACCAAAGACCTGACCGCGGTGGCCCATGTGGCCTACACGCCGGTCATCATCGTCACCAATGCCAACTCCAAATTCAAGACGCTGGCGGATGTGGTGACAGCCGCCAAGGCATCGCCCGGCACCATCACCTACGGGTCTCCCGGTAACGGAACCTCCATCCACCTTGCAGGCGACCTGTTTGAAAAGGCTGCTGGCATCAAACTCAGCCACATCCCCTACAAGGGCTCCAACCCTGCGCTGATGGACGCGCTGTCGGGCAATGTGGACCTGCTGGTGTCCTCCCTGCCCTCGGCCATGGCCCAGATCAAGTCGGGCAAATTGCGCCCCCTGGCCGTGACCTCTGCCAAGCGCAGCAGCTCGCTGCCTGATGTGCCCACCGTGGCAGAGTCAGGCTTCAAGGACTTTGACGTGAGCACCTGGTATGGCGTGTTCGCGCCTGCAGGCACCCCCGCTGCCGTGGTGAACACCATCAACGCAGAGGTCAACAAGCTGCTGGCGACACCCGAGATGAAAGCCGCCATCCAGGCGCAGGGCGCGGAAGCACAAGCGATGACACCCGCGCAACTGGCAACGCTGCTCAAGACCGACTACACCAAGTGGAAGGGCATTGTGGAAGCCTCGGGCGCAAAGATTGAGTAA
- a CDS encoding SDR family NAD(P)-dependent oxidoreductase, giving the protein MPSTQLFILTGASRGMGLAMAQQLLRPHHTLVCIARHSNPDLAAAALAADVALEQWQLDLSRGQAAAEQLQAWLKKQPAGAYSSATLINNAGVIPRIAPLSDSDPADLANALRVGLEAPMQLTAAFLQATSVWQVPRKVLNISSGLGRRPMASQAAYCAAKAGMDHFTRCLALDEAQKPHGAKVCSLAPGVIDTDMQVQLRGAPAADFPDAPNFAHLKNGGLLTSPADAATRVLAWLDRADFGAQPVADVREG; this is encoded by the coding sequence ATGCCATCCACACAGCTTTTCATCCTCACCGGTGCATCACGCGGCATGGGTCTTGCCATGGCGCAACAGTTGCTCCGCCCTCATCACACGCTTGTCTGCATTGCCCGCCACAGCAATCCGGATCTCGCTGCAGCAGCCCTGGCGGCCGATGTGGCACTGGAGCAATGGCAACTCGACCTTTCCCGCGGCCAGGCCGCGGCAGAGCAGCTGCAAGCGTGGCTGAAGAAGCAGCCTGCCGGAGCCTATTCCAGCGCTACGCTCATCAACAATGCAGGCGTCATACCGCGCATTGCCCCGCTGTCTGACAGCGACCCTGCAGACCTCGCCAACGCACTGCGCGTGGGACTGGAAGCCCCGATGCAGCTCACAGCAGCCTTTCTGCAAGCCACCTCAGTGTGGCAGGTTCCACGCAAGGTGCTCAACATTTCGTCGGGGCTGGGGCGTCGTCCCATGGCGTCGCAGGCTGCCTATTGCGCAGCCAAGGCGGGCATGGACCATTTCACGCGTTGCCTGGCACTGGACGAAGCCCAAAAGCCCCATGGGGCCAAGGTATGCTCGCTGGCTCCTGGTGTGATCGACACCGACATGCAAGTCCAGTTGCGCGGCGCACCTGCTGCGGACTTTCCGGACGCACCCAACTTTGCCCATCTCAAGAACGGTGGGCTGCTGACCTCGCCCGCCGATGCCGCCACCCGCGTGCTCGCCTGGCTGGACCGGGCCGACTTTGGAGCCCAACCCGTGGCGGACGTGCGCGAGGGTTGA
- a CDS encoding MarR family transcriptional regulator: protein MPASRPSRPADAVDAILAQWQRERPDLDVSPMGIIGRLHRCTALLMRKVEDVFAQFGLSAWEFDMLAALRRSGEPYCLAPTTLFSTLMVTSGTMTHRMQRLESRGLVERLPNPQDARSSLVQLTPDGLDLINRAVEAHVANEHRLLSAFKASDLAALEMRLAQLLQVLEPAGAESTPPEA, encoded by the coding sequence ATGCCAGCCTCACGCCCTTCCCGCCCCGCAGATGCCGTGGATGCCATCCTCGCCCAATGGCAACGTGAAAGGCCCGATCTGGATGTAAGCCCCATGGGCATCATTGGCCGGCTGCACCGCTGCACAGCGCTGCTGATGCGCAAGGTGGAAGACGTGTTTGCGCAATTCGGTCTGAGCGCGTGGGAGTTCGACATGCTGGCAGCTCTCAGGCGCTCGGGGGAACCCTACTGCTTGGCACCCACCACGCTGTTTTCCACGCTGATGGTCACCTCGGGCACCATGACGCACCGGATGCAGCGCCTGGAATCGCGGGGTCTGGTGGAGCGACTACCGAATCCCCAGGATGCCCGCAGCTCGCTGGTGCAGCTCACCCCCGATGGCCTGGATCTCATCAACCGTGCAGTGGAAGCCCATGTGGCCAACGAGCACCGCCTGCTGTCGGCCTTCAAGGCCAGTGATCTGGCTGCGCTGGAAATGCGTCTGGCCCAGCTGCTGCAGGTGCTGGAGCCTGCTGGCGCAGAGTCCACGCCACCCGAGGCCTAG
- a CDS encoding EamA family transporter, which yields MSTSSSASSLSPSSTSRGGPGGLDVVLTALAPLIWGSTYIVTTELLPPGRPFTAAVLRALPAGLLLVLWCRRMPVPGGWCRLLVLAALNIGFFQAMLFVAAYRLPGGVAAVVGAIQPLLVMGLAWAVDRVRPAPVVLAAGAAAVAGMAMLLVGPGTVWDPLGVAAALAGTLSMAAGTFWSRKWQTQLPLLAFTGWQLLLGGAMLLPVALLADPALPALTGANVLGYAYLCLAGALVAYALWFRGVARLPSVAVASLGLLSPVAAVVLGWVLLGQALRDWSLVGMLTVLVCIGLVQCSATRKRL from the coding sequence ATGTCCACATCTTCATCTGCCTCATCTCTTTCACCTTCATCAACCTCCCGTGGAGGGCCGGGCGGACTGGATGTGGTCCTCACCGCGCTGGCTCCTCTCATCTGGGGCTCCACCTACATCGTGACGACCGAGCTGCTGCCGCCTGGGCGACCCTTCACCGCAGCAGTGCTGCGGGCTCTGCCCGCGGGTTTGCTGCTGGTGCTTTGGTGCAGACGCATGCCTGTGCCCGGTGGTTGGTGCCGCTTGCTGGTGCTTGCGGCGCTGAACATCGGGTTTTTCCAGGCCATGCTTTTCGTGGCGGCTTACCGCTTGCCGGGTGGGGTCGCTGCAGTGGTGGGGGCCATTCAACCTTTGCTGGTGATGGGGCTGGCCTGGGCGGTAGACCGGGTGCGCCCCGCACCCGTGGTGCTTGCAGCGGGGGCTGCCGCGGTGGCTGGCATGGCCATGCTGTTGGTGGGACCCGGCACGGTGTGGGACCCGCTGGGCGTGGCCGCTGCATTGGCCGGCACCCTGAGCATGGCTGCGGGGACATTCTGGTCGCGCAAATGGCAAACCCAGCTGCCCCTGCTGGCCTTTACCGGCTGGCAGTTGCTGCTGGGCGGAGCCATGCTGCTGCCCGTGGCCTTGCTCGCAGACCCAGCCTTGCCTGCGTTGACCGGGGCGAATGTTCTGGGCTACGCCTATCTGTGCCTGGCTGGGGCCTTGGTGGCTTACGCCCTGTGGTTTCGTGGCGTAGCCCGGTTGCCTTCGGTGGCGGTGGCTTCGTTGGGGCTGCTCAGCCCGGTGGCTGCGGTGGTGCTGGGCTGGGTGCTGTTGGGGCAGGCGCTGCGCGACTGGTCACTGGTTGGCATGCTCACGGTGCTGGTGTGCATTGGTCTGGTTCAGTGTTCAGCCACACGCAAACGTCTTTGA